Below is a window of Camelina sativa cultivar DH55 chromosome 11, Cs, whole genome shotgun sequence DNA.
CGAGGACGTTGTTGTCCTTCAATGGGTACAAAATGAGCCGTTACCACAGCAGGAAACCCTGCGTTATCCAGAACTCCCTGTATAGAAGAAACCGTGGCTGGCtcattcttctcttcctctaccAATTACATTTAAACTCCTATTGATAAATATGAGCACTCACCTTCACTATGCCGGCAACAAACGCCCCGCAGTTAAATGTTCCCATGTCTTTTGGAATTGAAATGAACCTACAATTTCAGATTTGTTATCAATTCTCTTGACCAAAAACAATTGACTATCTCTGACTGTTAATGGATAGAGCTGGAGCAATCTATACCTGTTCACAAGTAGCTCTTTTTCACTTATCATATACTCATCTTCATGTTCTGTTCCCTTTTCAAGTGAATCAGCAACCTATGGCATATTCGTTTTAGGGCGAGTCAGAATCCATAAACAGGCATATACATCGAAAGATTGAGCACCTAATTAAGTTTGAAATCACCCCTCACCTTTCCAAACAACACCTTCCACACTGTACTGTGGACGAAAGATAGAATTCCAAGTAACCGCGTCTCTCTTCGGTTGCCCTGAAACAATGAAACAATATATCCAATAAGACAAAACGACACAATGATTGAACTCTGCATTGCTCTTCCATGAACACAACTTATAACAAAGTATCAGacttttttggtaaaacacaACATACTTTCTCACGGTTGCAAAGGAGCTCCAGAACTCGAGATCCAACTGCATACCCAGCATCCTCTAGTCTGAGAGTCGAAACACACATAGTTAGGAGATATGGTGTGTATGAATCAGactaagaaaaaaagttaattatactTAGTAACCCAATCAGCTCACCTTCTTTCAAGTTCAGCTATATTGTCAACCTGGGTTTGATTGTACTGAACAAGCTCcgagaataagaaagaaaatgcGGTCAAGCTCACCTGCAACACAAATTacaattccaaaaaaacaactaaattttCAGACCATACTCGAAAATCTAATGATCAATCACACAATAAAGAGATCAAAagccaagagagagagagatttgaatcGAATCCCCATCACAACTATTAGATCCGGatccaaatcaaaacaatgttctCAATTCCCATACTCGGTTCAGTCTCAAATTTTATCAAGACGAGATTTTTCATAGCAAAGGTTCCGAAATTGGAAAGAGAAAAAGTGGATCTACCTCTTGTTTGCCTTTGCTGAGAGGCTTGTCAAGTACGTTAGAGTACTGCTTCATTTTACCAACTCcgatcatcttctcttcttaaaaTTTCAGGCAAGAACAAGCTGCCCAGAACCCTAAAGACAGAACCTTTCCGGTGAAAGTTATGCTTTTCTCCGGTA
It encodes the following:
- the LOC104726371 gene encoding trafficking protein particle complex subunit 5, whose amino-acid sequence is MIGVGKMKQYSNVLDKPLSKGKQEVSLTAFSFLFSELVQYNQTQVDNIAELERRLEDAGYAVGSRVLELLCNREKGNRRETRLLGILSFVHSTVWKVLFGKVADSLEKGTEHEDEYMISEKELLVNRFISIPKDMGTFNCGAFVAGIVKGVLDNAGFPAVVTAHFVPIEGQQRPRTTILIKFADEVLKREARLSQ